The following are encoded in a window of Chryseobacterium sp. genomic DNA:
- a CDS encoding DUF6998 domain-containing protein, whose amino-acid sequence MYTKKQFKLLKDFADKNDALFDLGITTTDSFTGEIGEFIACQHFKLTKTGRSHKAVDGVAVNGERYQIKSKVISTSNFSHTISNLQPDLFDKLVVVYFDTHYKLLRMLVIPVSKIPGDVFKITKSNISKFESIDSVKIPLKYQKAITDFAKSFTALQINGIIRSRRIVGDIGEFYACKELGLIICENQAEKGIDARHPNGFTFEVKTRRVYDSDRRISEERRLNNLVGKTADYLIVVTLDRCFECSGMWLIPMKNIANSKSANLKIVNSTPGVKNIIPSKISWLQTGEHLKDFDTDLRERQPSKTTAGKKKIPIKQNEAFRPHKPVAEIKITIIQQIIIAVVIIAFVYLVAFKM is encoded by the coding sequence TTGTACACAAAAAAGCAATTTAAACTCTTAAAGGACTTTGCAGATAAGAATGATGCATTGTTTGATCTGGGAATTACTACCACGGATAGTTTTACCGGGGAAATCGGTGAATTCATAGCTTGTCAGCACTTCAAACTTACGAAGACCGGTCGGTCACATAAGGCAGTAGATGGCGTTGCGGTAAATGGTGAAAGGTATCAGATCAAATCAAAAGTAATTTCCACAAGCAACTTCAGTCATACAATCTCAAACTTACAGCCAGATTTATTTGATAAACTGGTTGTCGTATATTTCGATACACATTATAAGCTTCTGCGAATGCTGGTGATACCAGTTTCGAAAATCCCAGGAGATGTTTTCAAAATTACAAAATCCAATATTTCAAAATTTGAGTCTATTGATAGCGTTAAAATTCCTTTGAAATACCAAAAGGCAATTACAGATTTTGCAAAGTCATTCACCGCACTCCAGATAAATGGAATAATACGCAGTCGTAGAATAGTCGGTGATATAGGAGAATTTTATGCATGTAAGGAATTAGGTTTAATAATCTGTGAAAATCAAGCGGAGAAAGGGATAGATGCACGACATCCAAATGGTTTTACCTTCGAGGTCAAGACGAGAAGGGTTTATGATAGTGATCGCCGGATTTCGGAAGAAAGAAGATTAAATAATTTAGTAGGAAAAACTGCCGACTACCTAATCGTAGTAACACTGGACAGATGTTTTGAATGCTCCGGAATGTGGCTTATACCAATGAAGAATATCGCAAACTCTAAGTCCGCTAATCTGAAAATTGTAAATAGCACACCAGGTGTTAAAAATATTATCCCAAGCAAAATTTCCTGGTTACAGACAGGGGAACATTTAAAAGATTTCGACACAGATTTAAGAGAACGGCAGCCATCAAAAACTACTGCGGGAAAAAAGAAAATTCCTATCAAGCAAAATGAGGCTTTTCGTCCACATAAACCCGTTGCAGAAATCAAGATTACTATTATTCAACAAATTATCATCGCAGTTGTTATAATTGCCTTTGTCTATCTCGTAGCATTTAAAATGTGA
- a CDS encoding RNA polymerase sigma factor RpoD/SigA yields the protein MRQLKITKQVTNRETASLDKYLQEIGKVELITADEEVDLAQKIRAGDRAALEKLIKANLRFVVSVSKQYQNQGLSLPDLINEGNLGLMKAAKRYDETRGFKFISYAVWWIRQSILQALAEQSRIVRLPLNKIGSINKINKAYAHLEQENERPPSPEELAEVLDMSEEDIKESMKNSGRHLSMDAPLVEGEDSNLYDVLRSGESPSPDKDLMLESLQIEIERALQTLTPREADLVRLYFGLNGKHPMTLEEIGETFDLTRERVRQIKEKAIKRLKHNTRSKILKSYLGK from the coding sequence ATGAGACAGTTAAAAATTACCAAGCAGGTTACCAACAGGGAAACCGCGTCACTGGACAAGTATCTTCAGGAAATCGGAAAAGTGGAACTGATTACCGCCGACGAAGAGGTTGATTTAGCACAAAAGATCCGCGCCGGCGACCGCGCCGCACTGGAAAAACTCATTAAAGCCAACCTTCGTTTCGTGGTATCTGTTTCCAAGCAGTACCAAAATCAGGGACTGTCCCTTCCCGACCTTATCAATGAAGGTAATTTGGGACTGATGAAGGCCGCCAAAAGGTACGATGAAACCAGAGGTTTTAAATTTATTTCGTACGCGGTATGGTGGATCAGACAGTCCATCCTGCAGGCGCTGGCAGAGCAGTCCAGGATTGTGAGGCTACCACTGAACAAGATTGGCTCCATCAACAAAATCAACAAGGCTTACGCTCACCTGGAGCAGGAAAACGAAAGACCTCCATCCCCGGAAGAACTGGCTGAAGTACTGGATATGAGCGAGGAAGACATCAAGGAATCCATGAAAAACAGCGGAAGACACCTTTCTATGGATGCACCGCTTGTAGAAGGTGAAGATTCCAACCTTTATGATGTACTGCGCTCCGGTGAATCACCAAGTCCCGACAAAGACCTGATGCTGGAATCCCTGCAGATTGAGATTGAAAGAGCCCTGCAAACACTTACCCCAAGGGAAGCAGACCTTGTACGTCTTTATTTTGGCCTGAACGGCAAACACCCGATGACTCTGGAAGAAATTGGCGAAACCTTCGACCTTACCAGAGAGAGAGTGCGTCAGATCAAGGAAAAAGCCATCAAGAGACTTAAGCACAATACCAGAAGTAAGATCCTGAAATCTTATCTGGGCAAATAA
- a CDS encoding methionine aminotransferase — MYIWLKDPNMRIERKHSGKDISIFSEMTLLAQQHGAVNLSQGFPDFETDPKLKELLAKATADNHNQYAPLTGVPLLIENLATFNAARPKPLRIHPSEIIITPGATYGIYCALATILNPGDEVIVLEPSYDSYVPAIEINGGKPVFVSLDTDFRPDFEKIRNVVTMQTRAIIINSPHNPSGNIWTESDWEQLWQIVKDTEIIVISDEVYDLLCYDENTFTSVMHHTQLRERSYAVFSFGKMFHATGWKVGYVLASEELNHAFRRVHQYLSFCVNVPAQYALAGYLEVFDAKANAQMMQEKRDYLIDAFACLPFEISSKAQGGYFQTMDYRNFSDLNDKDFAVWLTREKKVCTVPVSAFYHNGQNTGKVRFCFAKKEETMDKAAELLRNLL, encoded by the coding sequence ATGTACATTTGGTTAAAAGATCCCAATATGAGAATTGAGCGGAAGCACAGCGGCAAAGACATCAGCATATTTTCGGAAATGACTTTACTGGCACAGCAACACGGCGCTGTAAACCTGTCGCAGGGCTTTCCCGACTTTGAAACAGACCCAAAACTTAAAGAACTTCTGGCCAAAGCAACGGCAGATAACCATAACCAATATGCTCCGCTCACGGGAGTTCCCCTGCTTATAGAAAATCTGGCAACCTTCAATGCTGCCCGTCCTAAACCCCTTCGCATCCACCCGTCTGAAATAATAATTACGCCCGGTGCCACGTACGGAATTTACTGCGCGCTGGCCACTATCCTGAATCCCGGCGACGAGGTAATTGTTTTGGAACCCAGCTACGACAGTTATGTGCCGGCCATCGAGATAAACGGTGGCAAACCGGTATTCGTTAGTCTGGATACAGATTTCAGACCTGATTTTGAAAAGATAAGAAATGTGGTTACGATGCAAACCCGGGCAATCATAATAAATTCACCGCACAATCCGTCAGGAAATATCTGGACAGAAAGTGACTGGGAACAGTTGTGGCAGATTGTAAAGGATACGGAGATCATCGTTATTTCGGATGAAGTTTACGACCTTCTCTGTTATGACGAAAATACGTTCACGAGTGTAATGCACCACACTCAGCTTCGGGAGCGGAGCTATGCGGTGTTTTCTTTCGGCAAAATGTTCCACGCTACCGGCTGGAAGGTAGGATATGTGCTGGCAAGTGAAGAACTTAATCACGCTTTCCGGCGTGTGCACCAATACTTAAGTTTTTGCGTGAATGTTCCGGCGCAGTATGCCCTGGCCGGATATCTGGAAGTCTTTGATGCCAAAGCCAATGCGCAAATGATGCAGGAAAAAAGAGATTACCTGATTGATGCTTTCGCCTGTTTACCTTTTGAAATTAGTTCAAAAGCCCAGGGCGGCTATTTCCAAACCATGGACTACCGTAACTTTTCAGATCTGAATGATAAGGACTTCGCGGTCTGGCTTACCAGGGAGAAAAAGGTCTGCACCGTACCCGTTTCGGCGTTTTATCATAACGGGCAGAATACCGGGAAAGTCAGGTTTTGCTTTGCCAAAAAAGAAGAGACCATGGATAAGGCCGCAGAACTTCTGCGCAACCTTCTATAA
- a CDS encoding aldehyde dehydrogenase family protein, producing MVKAEKDYGIAQSLKNLGISNENTGVSTGLESFSNGDVIESYSPTDGQLIAKIKTGSAEDYETVMSAAKAAFPEFRLMPAPKRGELVRQFGNKLREKKDDLGKLVSYEMGKSLQEGLGEVQEMIDICDFAVGLSRQLHGFTMHSERPLHRMYEQYHPLGIVGVISAFNFPVAVWSWNTALSWICGNVTVWKPSEKVGLCAIACQNIIAEVLRENDMPEGISGMIVGDHTIGEKLVADKRTALVSFTGSTRVGRMVGTKVAERFGKSILELGGNNAIIISEHADLDMSIIGAVFGAVGTAGQRCTSTRRLIIHSSVYDEVKNRLVKAYGQLKIGNPLDENNHVGPLIDTDAVSQYLDSIEKCKKEGGKFIVEGGVLEGADYSSSCYVKPCIAEVENSFEIVQHETFAPILYIMKYENLDEAIEMQNDVPQGLSSAIMTQNLREAELFLSHAGSDCGIANVNIGTSGAEIGGAFGGEKETGGGRESGSDVWKYYMRRQTNTINYSTTLPLAQGIKFDI from the coding sequence ATGGTAAAAGCAGAAAAGGATTACGGCATTGCGCAGTCCTTGAAGAATTTAGGAATTTCAAATGAAAATACAGGCGTTTCCACAGGATTGGAAAGCTTTTCCAACGGAGACGTTATTGAAAGTTATTCGCCTACCGACGGCCAGCTAATCGCCAAAATAAAAACAGGTTCTGCAGAAGATTACGAAACGGTAATGTCTGCCGCTAAAGCCGCCTTTCCGGAATTCCGGTTAATGCCCGCGCCGAAAAGGGGAGAACTTGTAAGACAGTTCGGTAATAAATTAAGAGAGAAAAAAGACGACCTGGGTAAACTCGTGTCCTATGAAATGGGTAAATCCCTTCAGGAAGGCTTGGGAGAGGTTCAGGAGATGATCGATATCTGCGATTTCGCGGTAGGTCTTTCCCGTCAGCTTCACGGATTTACCATGCATTCCGAGAGACCGCTGCACCGTATGTACGAACAGTACCATCCGCTGGGAATTGTAGGGGTGATTTCGGCCTTCAACTTTCCCGTAGCTGTGTGGAGCTGGAATACTGCCCTGAGCTGGATCTGCGGTAACGTAACCGTTTGGAAACCGTCTGAAAAAGTAGGGCTTTGCGCCATAGCCTGCCAGAATATCATTGCTGAGGTTTTGAGGGAAAATGATATGCCTGAAGGCATTTCCGGAATGATCGTTGGAGATCATACCATCGGGGAGAAACTGGTGGCAGACAAAAGAACTGCGCTGGTTTCCTTCACAGGTTCTACACGTGTAGGCAGAATGGTAGGAACAAAGGTAGCTGAGCGTTTCGGAAAATCAATCCTGGAACTGGGCGGAAACAATGCCATCATTATTTCAGAACATGCAGACCTGGATATGTCCATCATCGGCGCGGTATTCGGTGCTGTAGGAACGGCCGGACAGAGGTGTACCTCTACCAGAAGGCTTATTATTCACTCGTCTGTTTATGATGAAGTTAAAAACCGGTTGGTGAAAGCCTACGGACAGCTTAAGATTGGAAATCCGCTGGATGAGAATAACCATGTAGGTCCGCTGATCGATACCGATGCAGTTTCGCAGTACCTTGATTCTATTGAAAAGTGTAAAAAAGAAGGCGGAAAGTTCATCGTGGAAGGCGGTGTGCTGGAAGGCGCTGACTACAGCTCCAGCTGTTATGTGAAACCCTGCATCGCTGAAGTTGAAAACAGCTTTGAAATCGTGCAGCACGAAACCTTTGCCCCCATCCTTTATATCATGAAATACGAAAACCTGGACGAGGCTATTGAGATGCAGAACGACGTACCACAGGGTCTGAGTTCGGCGATCATGACCCAAAACCTTCGTGAGGCTGAGCTGTTCCTGTCTCATGCAGGATCGGACTGCGGTATTGCCAATGTAAACATCGGTACTTCCGGTGCGGAAATCGGCGGTGCCTTCGGGGGCGAAAAAGAGACCGGTGGCGGCCGCGAATCAGGTTCGGATGTCTGGAAGTATTATATGAGAAGACAGACCAACACCATCAATTACAGTACAACTTTGCCGCTGGCTCAGGGTATTAAGTTCGATATCTAA
- a CDS encoding type III restriction-modification system endonuclease — protein sequence MKIKFESSLDYQNDAINAIVDIFKGQEACTSSFTVFSPEFINKQGLQYENETGVGNKLVLTQSQILENVQKIQLKNGLRPAASHEIDKENLDFSVEMETGTGKTYVYLKTIMEMNRQYGFSKFIIVVPSIPIKEGVYKSLQMTLDHFREHFPENLYNEKSFFIYDSSDLASVRDFALENRIKVMVINIQAFSKDIDDTAKKGNRVILDYNDRLGYRPISLLQNTRPIVIVDEPQSTMSSALQKKSVKNLHPLAVVRYSATHTEKINLMYKLDAVDAYNQQLVKQIEVASVQVSGAASSGAYIKLLSLQNKKGISAKVELDVKQKDGKAKRKTVELKKNADLQQETKLPQYADYFLKDIYVEHEYIEFTNGTEIALGNSIGEVDDLMVKRHQIRKTIEEHLDKEIRLNPKRIKVLSLFFIDAVKHYRIYDEDGNEQLGDYARIFEEEYKKLIVLRKYQSLFQEIKDLDTEVSLVHNGYFSIDKKAKASNKKEKFEFFKDTSGAVKADEDTYNLIMKDKEKLLSFDSKLRFIFSHSALKEGWDNPNVFQICTLKEAGSSETRRRQEIGRGLRLAVNQAGERVYGFETNTLTVMASESYQDFVDNLQKEIEQDTGIKFGVLQDHSFGSVVVDMHGNEPVYLGHEKSKEIFDFFLLKGYINKTGKIQDLLKTDILENQVDLGQEFESHIKEQILKEITRTAGKINIKSSDDKITVKLNKHVFLSDEFKSLWDKIKFKTTYSVDFDSQKLINTCISHIDARIVINGGKVIYNKGKLTMCEGGLLVKEEEISYDTVKQEVHLLPDIIGYLQNETRLTRKSIAKILQGVSNLNYFKVNPQKYIEGCIDVINEAMRMHIVDGIVYKKMGDQEYYSQQLFENEELTGYLKSNAVESSKSPYEYTVYDSNIEMNLATEFEKNKNVKVYAKLPDWFKIDTPLGKYNPDWAVLFEIDCKEELYFVVESKGTLGYEFLRPSEKGKIDCGKKHFEELAKGTGYKMKLEYVTNNEEFVDKAMSIFN from the coding sequence GTGAAAATAAAATTTGAATCCAGCCTCGATTATCAGAACGATGCCATCAACGCTATTGTCGACATCTTTAAAGGACAGGAAGCCTGCACTTCCAGTTTTACGGTGTTCTCACCGGAGTTCATCAACAAACAGGGACTCCAGTACGAGAACGAAACTGGGGTAGGCAACAAATTAGTCCTCACCCAGAGCCAAATTCTGGAAAATGTCCAGAAAATCCAATTAAAGAATGGCCTACGCCCTGCTGCAAGTCATGAGATAGACAAAGAAAATCTCGACTTTTCCGTGGAGATGGAAACAGGTACCGGTAAAACCTATGTCTATCTTAAAACCATAATGGAAATGAACCGCCAGTATGGTTTCAGTAAGTTTATCATTGTCGTTCCTTCAATACCAATTAAGGAAGGGGTTTATAAATCCTTGCAGATGACCTTGGATCATTTCCGTGAACACTTTCCGGAAAACCTCTATAACGAAAAAAGCTTTTTCATCTACGACAGTTCCGATCTGGCCTCTGTCCGAGACTTTGCCCTGGAAAACAGAATTAAAGTCATGGTGATTAATATCCAGGCCTTCTCCAAAGATATTGACGACACGGCCAAGAAAGGAAACCGTGTTATCCTGGATTACAACGACAGGTTAGGGTATCGCCCCATCTCTTTATTACAGAATACCAGACCTATTGTCATTGTAGACGAACCTCAATCCACCATGAGCAGTGCCCTGCAGAAAAAATCGGTAAAGAATCTGCATCCCTTGGCCGTCGTGCGATATTCAGCGACACATACCGAAAAAATCAACCTCATGTATAAACTGGATGCCGTGGATGCCTACAACCAGCAGCTGGTTAAGCAGATTGAGGTGGCTTCTGTTCAGGTATCCGGCGCGGCATCAAGTGGTGCTTATATAAAACTGCTTTCACTCCAGAATAAAAAAGGTATTTCAGCGAAAGTGGAATTGGATGTAAAGCAAAAGGATGGCAAAGCGAAGCGAAAGACCGTGGAGCTGAAAAAGAATGCGGATCTGCAGCAGGAAACAAAATTGCCACAATACGCAGACTACTTCCTTAAGGACATCTATGTGGAACATGAATATATCGAGTTCACTAACGGGACAGAAATAGCTTTAGGAAATTCCATTGGTGAAGTAGATGATCTCATGGTGAAGCGACACCAGATCAGAAAAACAATTGAAGAACATCTGGACAAAGAAATCAGATTGAATCCCAAACGAATAAAGGTCTTAAGTCTCTTTTTTATTGATGCAGTGAAGCACTACCGTATCTATGATGAGGATGGGAATGAGCAACTGGGAGACTACGCAAGAATCTTCGAAGAGGAATATAAAAAACTTATTGTCCTTCGTAAATATCAGTCTTTATTTCAGGAAATCAAAGATCTGGATACTGAAGTCTCTCTTGTGCACAACGGTTATTTTTCAATCGATAAAAAAGCTAAGGCCAGTAACAAAAAAGAAAAATTTGAATTCTTTAAAGATACCAGCGGTGCTGTAAAAGCAGATGAGGATACCTACAACCTCATTATGAAAGACAAAGAAAAACTGCTGAGTTTTGACAGTAAACTTCGCTTTATATTTTCGCATTCCGCACTAAAGGAAGGTTGGGACAATCCGAATGTTTTCCAAATCTGCACACTTAAGGAAGCGGGTTCCAGTGAAACGAGAAGAAGGCAGGAAATTGGCCGTGGTCTGCGTTTGGCGGTAAATCAGGCCGGAGAGCGGGTGTATGGCTTCGAAACAAATACCTTAACGGTCATGGCTAGCGAGAGCTATCAGGATTTTGTCGATAACCTGCAGAAAGAAATTGAACAAGATACCGGCATCAAATTCGGTGTTTTGCAGGATCACAGTTTTGGAAGTGTAGTGGTGGACATGCACGGTAACGAACCGGTATATCTGGGTCACGAAAAGTCCAAAGAGATTTTCGACTTCTTCTTACTAAAAGGATATATCAACAAAACAGGAAAAATCCAGGACTTGCTGAAAACCGATATTTTGGAAAATCAGGTTGATCTCGGTCAGGAATTCGAAAGTCACATCAAAGAGCAAATACTCAAGGAAATCACCAGAACGGCAGGTAAAATTAATATTAAAAGCAGCGACGATAAAATAACGGTTAAACTGAACAAGCATGTATTTTTAAGCGACGAATTCAAATCCCTGTGGGACAAAATAAAATTCAAAACTACCTATTCTGTTGATTTCGACAGCCAAAAGCTGATAAATACCTGCATCAGCCACATCGATGCACGTATCGTAATTAATGGCGGTAAAGTAATTTATAATAAAGGAAAACTTACCATGTGCGAGGGCGGTCTGTTGGTTAAGGAGGAAGAAATTTCTTACGATACCGTAAAACAGGAAGTTCATCTACTGCCGGACATTATAGGTTATCTGCAGAACGAAACGCGGCTCACAAGAAAATCAATTGCTAAAATCCTTCAGGGTGTCAGCAACTTAAATTACTTCAAAGTCAATCCTCAAAAGTATATTGAGGGTTGTATTGATGTCATCAACGAAGCTATGCGGATGCACATTGTAGATGGTATCGTTTACAAAAAAATGGGTGATCAAGAGTATTACAGCCAACAGCTGTTCGAGAATGAAGAACTTACGGGATACCTCAAATCAAACGCGGTAGAAAGCTCAAAGTCTCCTTATGAGTATACGGTTTACGATAGCAATATTGAAATGAACTTAGCCACCGAGTTCGAGAAAAATAAAAATGTCAAGGTCTACGCTAAATTACCTGATTGGTTTAAAATTGATACACCCCTCGGCAAATACAACCCGGACTGGGCAGTGCTTTTTGAAATTGACTGCAAAGAAGAACTCTATTTTGTCGTGGAGAGTAAGGGAACTTTAGGGTATGAATTTCTGCGCCCGTCAGAAAAAGGCAAAATTGATTGCGGAAAAAAACATTTTGAAGAACTTGCAAAAGGTACAGGGTATAAGATGAAGCTTGAATATGTTACCAATAATGAAGAGTTTGTAGACAAGGCAATGAGCATCTTTAACTGA
- the typA gene encoding translational GTPase TypA, whose product MQNIRNIAIIAHVDHGKTTLVDKIIHATSIFRENQESGDLIMDNNDLERERGITILSKNISVSYKDTKINVIDTPGHADFGGEVERVLKMADGVLLLVDAFEGPMPQTRFVLQKALELGLRPVVVINKVDKPNCRPDEVHDQVFDLFFNLDATEEQLDFPTFYGSSKQGWFNTSLEPTDNIFPLLDGILQYVPAPEAKEGPLRMQITSLDFSSFLGRIAIGKITQGSVKESEWIGLAQEDGNIIKGKVKELYVFEGLGKKKVQEVKAGDICAIVGFDKFQIGDSFVDLENPDPMPRTAIDEPTLNMTFSINNSPFFGKDGKYVTSNHLKERLMKELEKNLALRVELTEDANTFLVFGRGILHLSVLIETMRREGYEMTIGQPQVILKEIDGVKCEPYESLVVDVPEEYASRVIDLATQRKGDLHIMETKGEMQHLEIEIPSRGLIGLRSQMLTATAGEAIMAHRFTEYKPYKGTIPGRLVGVLVSKSQGPATEYSIAKLQDRGKFFVDPGEEIYAGMIVGEQNKPGDLVVNIVEAKQLNNMRASGKDKDGNIAPKTLFSLEECMEYIQADEAIEVTPNFIRMRKKVLSEEERKRIERNAKA is encoded by the coding sequence ATGCAAAACATTAGAAATATCGCAATCATTGCGCACGTTGACCACGGTAAGACCACTTTGGTTGACAAAATTATTCACGCAACCAGCATTTTCAGAGAAAATCAGGAATCCGGCGATTTAATCATGGATAATAACGATCTTGAAAGAGAGCGTGGTATCACCATTTTATCCAAAAACATATCGGTATCATATAAAGATACCAAGATTAACGTAATTGATACTCCCGGTCACGCCGATTTTGGTGGTGAAGTGGAGCGGGTTCTGAAAATGGCCGACGGTGTTTTGCTTTTAGTAGATGCCTTTGAAGGACCCATGCCACAGACGCGTTTCGTATTGCAGAAAGCACTGGAACTGGGTCTTAGACCCGTAGTGGTAATTAACAAAGTAGATAAACCGAACTGCCGCCCGGATGAGGTTCATGACCAGGTGTTCGACCTGTTCTTCAACCTGGACGCAACAGAGGAGCAGCTTGACTTCCCAACTTTTTACGGATCTTCCAAGCAGGGCTGGTTCAATACCTCCCTGGAGCCAACCGACAATATTTTCCCGCTTCTGGACGGTATCCTGCAATATGTTCCTGCACCGGAAGCCAAAGAAGGTCCGCTTAGAATGCAGATCACTTCCCTTGACTTCTCTTCATTCCTTGGCAGAATTGCTATCGGTAAAATTACTCAGGGTTCTGTAAAGGAATCCGAGTGGATCGGTCTTGCACAGGAAGACGGTAATATCATCAAAGGAAAAGTTAAGGAATTATACGTTTTTGAAGGTCTGGGCAAGAAGAAAGTTCAGGAAGTAAAAGCGGGTGATATCTGTGCCATCGTAGGTTTCGACAAATTCCAGATCGGTGATTCCTTCGTGGACCTGGAAAATCCGGATCCGATGCCGCGTACGGCGATTGATGAGCCTACACTTAATATGACCTTCTCCATCAACAACTCGCCTTTCTTCGGAAAAGACGGGAAGTATGTAACCTCCAATCACCTTAAAGAAAGGCTGATGAAGGAGCTGGAGAAAAACCTGGCGCTTCGTGTAGAGTTAACTGAAGATGCCAACACCTTCCTTGTGTTCGGCCGCGGTATCCTGCACCTTTCAGTCCTTATCGAGACGATGAGAAGGGAAGGTTATGAAATGACCATCGGTCAGCCCCAGGTGATCCTGAAGGAGATTGACGGTGTAAAATGTGAGCCTTATGAATCTTTGGTAGTTGACGTACCTGAGGAGTACGCATCACGTGTCATTGACCTTGCCACGCAAAGAAAAGGTGACCTTCATATTATGGAAACCAAAGGTGAAATGCAGCACCTGGAGATCGAGATTCCTTCCAGAGGACTGATCGGTCTGAGATCTCAGATGCTTACGGCAACCGCAGGTGAGGCTATTATGGCGCACCGTTTCACGGAGTACAAGCCTTACAAAGGTACCATTCCGGGCAGATTGGTAGGCGTATTGGTAAGTAAGTCTCAGGGGCCGGCTACTGAATATTCCATCGCAAAACTTCAGGACAGAGGTAAATTCTTTGTTGATCCGGGCGAGGAAATCTACGCAGGTATGATCGTGGGTGAGCAGAATAAGCCGGGTGACCTGGTGGTAAACATTGTGGAAGCCAAGCAGCTGAACAATATGCGTGCTTCAGGAAAGGACAAGGACGGGAACATCGCTCCAAAAACCCTTTTCTCACTGGAAGAATGTATGGAATACATCCAGGCGGATGAGGCCATTGAGGTAACTCCAAACTTTATCAGAATGCGTAAGAAAGTCCTTTCGGAAGAAGAAAGAAAGAGAATTGAAAGAAACGCGAAAGCATAA
- the lat gene encoding L-lysine 6-transaminase yields MNNTIAQQPETTNKVKNTLARHILADGFDFVMDIEKSHGSYIADKLSGTEFLDMFSMFASASIGYNHPYVVQHSDWLGRMAINKPTLADVYSEEYAEFMEVFERVAIPQELQYCFFIEGGTLAVENAMKACFDWKTRKNFEKDLTVEGDICIHFRQSFHGRSGYTLSLTNTSDPRKHMYFPKFDWPRIINPYLTFPVTEENLETTIKNEQLALLNIEEAILANPNRVACIIIEPIQAEGGDNHFRDEFFTGLRKLCDENEVLLIFDEVQTGIGITGKMWAFQHFTSKPDIISFGKKTQVCGVLANKEKFDEIPNNVFRESSRINSTFGGNFIDMMRFKLVLEVIEKENLCENARVVGDYLLSGLQNLAAKYPQYLSNARGRGLMCAIDLTDGAQRDAVRDELYRRNLIILGCGDQSLRFRPHLNVTKEEIQLALDKIEDVISQIA; encoded by the coding sequence ATGAATAACACCATCGCTCAACAACCAGAGACTACCAATAAAGTAAAAAACACCCTGGCCCGACATATCCTTGCCGACGGTTTCGACTTCGTTATGGATATCGAGAAATCCCACGGTTCCTATATCGCCGACAAATTAAGCGGCACTGAATTTCTGGATATGTTTTCCATGTTTGCGTCTGCCTCCATCGGCTATAATCATCCCTACGTAGTACAGCATTCCGACTGGCTGGGCCGCATGGCGATTAACAAACCCACACTGGCTGATGTTTATTCCGAGGAGTATGCGGAATTTATGGAAGTTTTCGAACGTGTTGCTATTCCGCAGGAACTGCAGTACTGCTTCTTTATTGAAGGCGGAACTTTGGCGGTAGAGAATGCCATGAAGGCCTGCTTCGACTGGAAAACGCGTAAGAACTTTGAAAAGGACCTCACGGTGGAAGGTGATATCTGCATCCATTTCCGTCAGTCCTTCCATGGCCGCAGCGGTTATACTCTGAGTTTAACCAACACCTCAGACCCGCGGAAGCATATGTACTTCCCGAAGTTCGACTGGCCACGGATCATAAACCCCTACTTAACTTTCCCGGTAACGGAGGAAAATCTGGAGACGACAATCAAAAATGAGCAGTTGGCGCTGCTGAATATTGAAGAGGCGATATTGGCAAATCCAAACCGGGTAGCCTGCATCATCATCGAACCTATTCAGGCAGAAGGCGGCGACAACCATTTCCGCGATGAGTTCTTTACCGGCTTAAGAAAGCTGTGTGATGAAAACGAAGTCTTACTGATTTTCGATGAAGTGCAGACCGGCATCGGGATTACAGGGAAAATGTGGGCGTTCCAGCATTTTACATCGAAGCCGGATATCATTTCCTTTGGAAAGAAAACCCAGGTTTGCGGGGTTCTGGCCAATAAGGAAAAATTTGATGAAATACCGAACAATGTTTTCCGCGAGAGTTCCAGGATTAACTCCACATTTGGTGGTAACTTCATCGATATGATGCGTTTCAAACTGGTTCTTGAGGTGATTGAAAAAGAAAACCTCTGCGAAAATGCCAGAGTGGTAGGAGATTATCTGCTTTCAGGATTGCAGAATTTGGCTGCAAAATATCCTCAGTATCTTTCAAATGCACGAGGAAGAGGCCTGATGTGTGCCATAGACCTTACCGATGGTGCACAGCGTGACGCCGTACGTGACGAGCTGTACCGCCGTAACCTGATTATCCTGGGTTGCGGTGACCAGTCACTGCGTTTCCGCCCGCACCTGAACGTAACTAAAGAGGAAATTCAGCTGGCGCTGGATAAAATTGAAGACGTCATCAGCCAAATAGCGTAA